One Electrophorus electricus isolate fEleEle1 chromosome 10, fEleEle1.pri, whole genome shotgun sequence genomic region harbors:
- the LOC113587068 gene encoding tumor necrosis factor receptor superfamily member 11B-like, which produces METDAFMQTIQGMSTRNMSPRTAMKLHMLFAMCVAWAYRDVPKYQHHDPATSEPLLCDQCPPGTAVSRHCTASGEPTVCQPCPRRRFAGHWHWGDSCQHCTAVCKERQLVRRECNSTHDRVCECEPGYHLVVEFCVRHTACPPGSGVSVLGTPDSDTVCEECRPGFFSSMTSATEPCQHHRNCSQLGLKTARPGSSAQDTACEGEYASDCSPQDTDCYDDITLCEDAIFQFLLSPLLPWAPVERLLDSLPGRRVDWKNLEHLKKSCTRQQQVTQVLRLWREQNKDQDKLYSIIQGMDHCERKVSRCTSLKNMTLYNLLALADSLPGERVSEEAVRALTLSCPSQRHVAQLLHLWKSRNEGQDLAKALAQSLRELRSRGVPRPLLRTLKRLSRVIGAASTHRAHEKIFVGLLRDDPCFKSKPYND; this is translated from the exons CTCTTCGCCATGTGCGTCGCCTGGGCGTACCGTGATGTACCAAAGTACCAGCACCACGACCCGGCCACCTCCGAACCTCTGCTGTGCGACCAGTGTCCACCGGGAACGGCCGTGTCGCGCCACTGCACTGCCAGCGGAGAGCCCACCGTCTGTCAGCCGTGCCCACGGCGGCGCTTTGCCGGACACTGGCACTGGGGTGACAGCTGCCAGCATTGCACCGCTGTCTGCAAGGAGAGGCAGCTTGTGCGAAGGGAGTGCAACAGCACGCATGACCGCGTCTGCGAGTGCGAGCCCGGCTACCATCTGGTGGTGGAGTTCTGCGTCCGACACACGGCCTGCCCACCGGGCTCAGGCGTCTCTGTGCTAG gcaCGCCCGACAGcgacactgtgtgtgaggagtgccGCCCAGGGTTTTTCTCCAGCATGACCTCCGCCACGGAGCCATGCCAGCACCACCGCAACTGCTCCCAGCTTGGCCTGAAGACTGCCCGGCCAGGTTCGTCTGCCCAGGACACGGCATGCGAGGGCGAGTATGCCTCCGACTGCTCCCCACAGGACACGGACTGTTATGATG ACATCACTCTGTGTGAGGATGCCATATTTCAGTTCCTGTTGTCGCCGCTGCTGCCCTGGGCCCCTGTAGAGCGTCTCCTGGACAGCCTGCCCGGCCGCAGAGTGGACTGGAAGAACCTGGAGCACTTGAAGAAGTCATGCACCCGCCAGCAACAGGTCACGCAGGTGCTGCGACTGTGGAGGGAGCAGAACAAGGACCAGGACAAGCTCTACAGCATCATCCAAG GAATGGACCACTGTGAGCGCAAGGTTTCTCGCTGCACCAGCCTAAAGAACATGACGCTGTACAACCTGCTGGCCCTGGCGGACAGCCTCCCTGGCGAGAGGGTGAGCGAGGAGGCGGTGCGGGCGCTGACGCTGTCATGCCCGTCGCAGCGGCACGTGGCACAGCTGCTCCATCTCTGGAAGAGCCGCAACGAGGGACAGGACCTGGCCAAGGCCCTTGCCCAGTCCCTGCGCGAGCTGCGCTCGCGGGGCGTCCCACGCCCCCTGCTCCGGACCCTGAAGAGGCTGAGCCGGGTCATCGGTGCCGCCTCCACACACCGCGCCCACGAGAAGATCTTCGTTGGCTTGCTCCGTGACGACCCGTGCTTCAAATCCAAACCGTACAACGACTGA